The stretch of DNA CGTAGCTCTCAATCAGGCGCGGACTCGTCGACCGTTTCGGACGTCAAGCCCAAGGGCGATCGCGAGATCGGGCACGGGGCGTCAGCGGGCCGCGCCACCTCTAAACCCCGACCTTGTAGAACGTGTGCAGCGTGAGCGATCCCGTCCGCTTGCGCACGGCCAGAACGGCCTCGTACGTCTGCCCGCGCATCTGCGCTTGTGGGTGAAGCGCCTGCACCGGGATGAGGCGCAGATTGCGAAGGACGAGGCGGCGGTCGGCGCCTTCCTCGGCGAGGTCGAGGCCCGAGTCTCGCGCCTCCTCGCCATCGGCTCGACGGAGGCGGCGTGATGGCGCGCGTGCCTTGCCCCCACTGCACCCGCATGATGGGCGACACCGAGGCGCTGTTCTCGCACGTTAACGCGAAGCACGGGCCGAAGGCGGCTCGAGTCTGCGTGCCGGACCATCCAGCCTTCGTGCGCGAGGCCCAGCGTCGAGCCGCCGATCAGGCCCGCCGCGACCGCGAGCCCAGCATGGCTGACCTCGTGATCGAGGCTACGCTGACCGGACCATGGGCCTGCCCGTCGATCGCGACATCGCGGAGATGTTCGATGTCTGAGGGCAAGCGCACTGTTCCTCTCTGGCGGAGTCAGATCGCTCTACTGGCTCGACCCTGTGTCGAGCTTCCGCACCGCACGGACCGACTTCGGCGGATCGACCTGCGAGCGGGCCTCGATCCGGTGCGACATGCGTCCGACGCCCATCAAGGATCGCAGCTTCGCGGTCACGCCGATGAGGACCAGCAGCCCGATCACCAGCGCGAAGACGGTCAGCGTGTGCTGGATCGCGTCGTCGTACTGCCGTCCGGCGTGGACGATCAGCCAGCCGACGCCGACGAACGCGGCGGCGCAAATCAGCGGGATCGTTGGGTCGGACATCACGCGGTCAACGGTCAGCGCCCTAGCGGAGTTCAGTGGCTCCGCGTCGCGCCCCTACCGGCTAGGGGAGAGGGAGTGGCGAGATGAACGCCTTAATCTTCGAGCGTGCGCATCTTGGCTCTTCCGTAGAAATTGGATCCGTTCGCTATACTTGCCTTCCCAGCACTAAGTTTTTCAAGCGACCCGTTCAACTCGGCCAATTGAAAGGCTCCAATGATCACGAGGAACATCGCGCATATAAATGCCAAGTCCCAGCCAAATTCTTTGGTAAGAACTGGATTCTGCCGACAAATCCTAAATGTAACGTACCCCATGGAGGTTATAAGAGCTGCAACACTTATAGAAATCAGCATAGAAGCCGAGAACATAACGATCACCCCCGGAGTAATATCAAATTACATCCCGGTAGCAATTTTAAAATTGATAATAGTCAAATTCTGCATTGCGTGACATACTGCTGCAGCGCAGCGAGATTATTTGCCAATCCCATATTTGGAGCGGCGGCATGAACGCGCCTGCACCGATCCTCCGCGGCTCGAAGCAGCATGACCTCTTTGCGCTGACGGCCGAGCGCCCGGTCTACGATGACGCCGTCGAGATGACCCTGATGTCGCTTGCCGAACACGGCCCGAAGCACGAGCACTGGGCCATGGCCTGGTCTGGCGGCAAGGATTCGACCGCGACGCTGACCCTGATCGTCCACCTGATCGAGGCTGGCCGGCTCGCCCCGCCGAAGACCCTGACCGTCTCCTATGCCGACACCCGGCAGGAGCTGACGCCGCTCGCGATCGCTGCGGCCAACGTCATGGCGCGGCTGGCCCGCTTCCCGCGGATCCGGCTGCGCGTGGTCACCGCGCCGCTCGACCGGCGCTTCCTCGTCTACATCCTCGGCCGGGATGTCCCGCCGCCGAACAACAACATGCTCCGCTGGTGCACTCGGCAGAACAAGATCGACCCGATGGCGGCAGCGATCGAGGCCGACCTCGCCGGCCTGCCCGAGACCGACACGGTGCTGACGATCATTGGCGTCCGGCAGGGCGAGAGCGCGATCCGCGACAAGCGGATCGAGATGAGCTGCTCGAAGGATGGCGCCGAGTGCGGCCAGGGTCGGTATCAGCAGGTCCTGCCTGACATGAAAGGCGTCCGCGGCCGCCTCGCCACCCTCGCGCCGATCCTGCACTGGCGCGTCTGCAACGTCTGGGACTGGCTGCGGATCTACGCGCCCATGCGCGCCTATGGCGGCTGGGCGACGGCGATGCTGGCCGACGCCTACGGTGGCGACGAGGCCGAGGAGGCGAACGCGCGCACCGGCTGCGTCGGCTGCCCGCTCGCGTCTCGGGACAAGGCTTTGGCGGCGGTCGTCGCGCTGCCGGCCTGGTCGTACCTCGCCCCGCTGCTCGGCCTGCGCACTGTCTACCGCGAGCTGCGGCTCGCCCGGAACAGGCTGCGCCAGCCCGGCGGCGAGACCCGCAAGGACGGAACGCTGGTGCCGAACCAGCAGCGGATGGGCCCGATCACCCTGCCGGCGCGCGTCGACGCGCTGGAGCGGATCCTCGCCATCCAGGCGGCCCGCAACGCCGACGCTGATCGGCTCGGCCGGCCACGCGTTGACCTGCTCAACGCGAAGGAGGAGGCCCGCATCCGAGATGCTGATCGCTGCCGGCACATGGCCACAGCGGTGGACCGGCGACGAGCCGACCGCAGATGTGCCGCTCGATGTCGTCTTCTCAGACGGTTCGGCACAGCCCCTTCTCATCGGAGCCAACCTTTGAACGCGCCTCTCGTCATCGCCAGCTTCGCGGGTGGCGGCGGCGCCTTCGAGGGCATTCGGGCCGCAGTCGGCAGGCTATCCTGCGGACCGAGATTCCAGCTGAAGCCGCTCACGTCGCGCTGGAGTAGATCGATCGAGCGGCGTCTATGCCTCAGACACAGCCTCATCGTCTCCACCAGTCGCCCCGATCGCTCCGCCCGGCCGGTAGGCGTCGAGCGCCACATAGGCCTCTGTGTCAGTCAGTCCGACCCGCTCCATGTCGGTCAGAAGCGCCAGGATGTCTGCGTCGACCGGCTCACCGGCCTCTTTGCGAGCGATGAGACCGTTGATCATCACCATGTCGTCGTTCGGCTCGTCAGCAACTTCGGTCGTGGTGGGAATGGCCATGACGGGTCTCTCAGGGGGTAGCTCCGGGACCTAGGGCGCGTTGGGGCACCTGGCCACAAGCAGACACTAACCGAAGCCGCCGAGTATCCCCATGGCCGAGTCCAGCACCATCATACGCGCGAAGATCGAGGCAGCCGCCGCGGCGATCGCCAACGCCAGGGGCGGCCGGCGCTGCGCGCCGGAGATCTGTAACGTCCTCGCCATCCTGCCGCAGACGCTGAAGGACGAGGTCCTGGAGGATTCCGAGGCCGCGCTGAAGGCCGCCCTCGCGACGGGAGGAGCCCGTGGCTGAGAAGCTTCTGACCTCTGAGCAGATCAACAGTGCTGGTCTATTCGCGCCGGGGTACGCCGTCGGTGGGCTGCCTCGCGCCCGAAGTCTTCCCGTCTGGAGGCCGCTTCTGTGGTCCGCCGTCCTCGATAAACTTCTCCCGGCTGGCTTTTTCTCGCTCCGCGACGTCCTTCAAGGCCGGAGCAACTCTGTCGTTTTCGCCGCCAATCATCACACTCTCCCACTCCCTCTTGAGAGCGACGGGCGACTACAGCCGTGGCGTGGCCAGATGCTGTCTGTGGACCGCCGGTCCGCCGTCCGCTCGATCCGAAATGAAGCGATGAACAGCTCTGTACGTTCCGCCGCCAACAAACGAAGGAGGCTGCTCGTGGCTGAGCTTACTGTCAGCGCCGCCTACCTCGCCGACTGCGCCGAGCGTGAGGTCCGCCAGCGGCAGAGCGCCTACCCGCGGTGGGTCGAGAACGGCCGGATGACGCAGCAACTCGCCGGGCGCCAGACCGCGCTTCAGAAGACGAACGCGACGCCGATCTTACGGCCGTCTCGCCAGATCGTCTGGCAATTACGATCCACGAAGAGGGAGGGCGACACGAGGCGGAATCGGCTCGGCAACTCCGTGGCAGTCTCGACTTCGAGCAGAGCACCGAACTCGCTCAGGTTCCAAACGAGGCAGTCCACCGCATCCGGAGTGTCGCCGACGAAGATCGAACCTGTCTTGAAGCCATTCCTCCGTAACTGCCGGCGGCGCTCATTGAGCACGGAACGCCTCCTAGGCCAGTCGAAATCTGACCAGGCCACAAGCGACTTAACGCGCTGTGTGTTTCTGGACGATGCGCTCGACATCGCGGGGGCGAAGGGGCGAGTCATTAGTGAGCGCGGCGTTCAGGCGCCAAATCGCAGGCGGATCTGCCTGCCCTCGCGCGATATTACTTCGCATGATTTGTTTAGTGCCAGGGCTGCCGAGATCAGCCGGAGCTTATTGGGAATTGGCACATCAGAATTGAGCTCGATGAGTGCCTCACGCAGATTGCGAGACCAGATGACACACGCGCGGCGTTCTTCGGGTTCGCCGAAGTACACTTGGCCGGTCTTGAGGCGCGACCTGAAAAGGTCAAAATTCTCGATTTTAGCCAAGAAAACCTCCACAGAATTAGAGAGGTGTTCACGCACTACAACAGAGATGCGATATTTCGATGCCGGATCATCTGACGTGATCAGCATTGAGCGCGGCGTTTGCACTGCCGCCCTTCCCCAGCCGCTACCTGTCTGGATCGTCGTATCCGACCTGTCGCGGCACCCAATCGGCGTCTTGGCCGCCGATGGGGGGCATCCTCCGCTAGTCCGAGGGACATGCACCGCGTGTGCCACGCGAGGGGTGCAGACCGTCACGGCGGGGGTTTGTCCGGCATCAGACCGCAAGGTGTTCAGCGGGAGAGCCGCATGACGCCGATCCTGTTCCTCGACGTCGACGGCGTGCTGAATTGCAGAGCGACCTTCATGGCAGGCGGGGAGCGGGTGTGGCGCGTCGATGCCGACAAGGTCGAGCTGCTGAACGAAGTTGTGCGCCGAACTCGCTGCCAGGTCGTCGTATCCTGAACTTGGAGAAAGGCCGTGTTCCGGGGGCCGGACGGATGCCGGGCGATCCTACGGGCGCGCGGCGTCCGCGTGTCGTTCGCTCGTGACTGGCGCACACCCAGCTCGCACGATGGTATCCGTGGTGACGTCCCCCCAGGCGCCTCAATTCGGCGGCCGATAGGCTTCCGGAGGCAGGTCGCGGAAGAAGGTTTCGCCGGGTGCCTGGCCCGGAGCCGGCTTGGGCGCGATCCCGCTACCGCTCCCTTCCGTGATGTAGCGTTGGCTGCCCGGCTCCGGCAGGACGGGAGCGGGGGCCTGCGGGTTCGGCGTCACGATGTAGCGCTTCTGATCGGTCGGCACGCTCGAGGCACTTGGTGGAGGTGCAACGGGCGGCGCGACAGGCGTCTGCGGTCGTTGCACGATGGGCGTCTGCGGTCGCGGGTTCTTGTCCGTCTGCGCCTCGGCGGCAGCCGGCCGGCTGGGTCGGCGGACGGCCGCCTTGGGCCTGCCCCGAGGCGGCTGCACGCGCACGACAGTCGGCGGCGGACGCAGGCCCGGCAGCGTGATCCGGAGGTTCTCCACCGCGCGCGTGAGGTCGCCGAGGCTCGCCTCGGCGGTGCGGCACAGCCTGATCCGCAGCGAGATCGCGCGGCGCGCGAGCGGCTGCGCCTGGAACAGCGCGGGCGGCTGCGCGCCGGCGACGCCGCTGCGGCCGCCCTCGATCCATTGCCACGCGTAAAGGCAGTCGGCACCCAGCGCGATCCCCACAGGACCGTAAACGTTCCGAAGCGGTGGCCGCACGGTCATCGCCTGTCCCGGAAACCGGACGGCAATCTCCCCGGAGATCCCGAACTCGCTGGGCTTGGCCAGTCGCGGCGGGAAGGCTAGCAGCAGGTCGGCGGTCTCCTGGCGCAAGGCGATCTCGGCATGGTTGCGGCCGTCTCCGCCGGCATAGCGCAGCCGCTGGTCGAAACCGTCGCGCTCCCGCGTCTCGATCACCGCGGTGAGGGTCCCGGCGCCTGGCAGCGACAAGACCGGGATCGTCTGCGCATGCACTGCGGCGGGCAGGAGGAGCCATGCCAGCGCGCAGTGCCGGGCCGCGTAGGTCGCCGCGCGCCTCACGGCGTGGCCCGCTCGGTCGTGGCGGAGGTGTCGTAGGCCGAGCGCGCGGGCATCTGGAACCGCTTCGCTTCCGAGTTCTCGGGCCGCCCACGCTCCGCCTGCTGGTCCTGCCACAGGGTCCCGACAGCAGGCGGCGACAGGAGTTCCGGCTTATCGACGCCGCGATAATCCGGCAGCAGGGCGTAGCCGAACCGCTCGTAGGGCATAGGACCCGCGCCGGGCACGCGGCGCGCCACCAGGGGCGGCGCCTGGGTCGCGGGCTCCTTGGCGTTGGTTCCCGCGGGAATGGGCTCGGCCAGGACCCGCACGAGCCCCGGCGGCGGGTAGCGCAGTGCGTTCTCCATCGAAGTCGCCAGGGGGAACTCGTTGCGCTGGACGGCGAGGGGTTTCGCGTCCGCGGCGGCCGGCGGCAGGTCCGGCCGGGGTATCCGATTGGCCGGAGGAGTCTCGGTCCGCGCCGCGGGAGCGCCATGGCGCCCGGGTCCGGCCGCGGGGGCGGTAGGTGTGGGGTCGCAGGGCAGCGGCGACCCGCCGGCCGCCTCGCGGAACAACAGATCCACCACCTTGGGGAAGAGGCCGTCGTAACGGTTCACGACCTCGAGGTACGGCCGCTGACGCTTCAGCCGCTGGAGCGTGAGGGCGTAGCCGAAGACGGTGCCTTCGCTCGGCATCCAGGCGACGGCCCGCTGAAACCATTCCAGCGCCGTGTCGAACTGGCAGGAATTGTAGGCGTACCACGCGAGCCCCTGGGCGCCTTCGCCCGAGGTGGAGGCCGTCACGACCTGGGCGTAGCGGGCGATGCGCGCGGGCTCGATCGCGGGCGGGCGCGGCAGCGTCAGCTTCTGCTCCAGGATGTCGATGTAGAGCAGTTCGTTGCCGACGAACCGGTCGCGCCACGCGTAGGCGACCTCCTCGGCCTCGCGCGCCATGTCGAGCTGCCGCAGGGTCAGCGCGAGCCCGTGGGCGACCATGGCGTCACCGCCCCGGGCGATCGCCTGCTTGAACCATTCGAGCGCTTCGCGGAATTGGCGGCGCTTGTAGGCGTACCACCCGAGGAGGCTGGTCTGGCTGGGATCGCCGCTCTTGCGGGCGCCGGTCTGGAATGCCGCGAGATCGCCGGGTGTCGGAGTCTCGGCGCTGTCCTCGTGAAGGAAGGCGGCGATCCTTGCGCGGGTGATGTCGAGGCGGATCGCGTCGAACTCCGAGGCCCCGTTCGCGCCGCGGTGGCCCATCTCGATCAGGCGTTCCGCCTGGGCCATGCGCAGATGGGCCATCGCCTTCTGAATGGTGGCGAGGCGCACGCCGGAATCGGCGCTGCCGTCGAGGATCGACTTGTAGAGCTCGAACGCCTCGTCGCCCGAACCGGAATCGCCGAGGGCGTCGGCGATCGTCCAGATGCTCTGGACGTCGAGCGGATCGAGGGCGCCGGGGTCGGCCCGGTAGAGATCGATGATGGTGCTGGCATCCTTGCCGGTGAGCGCCGTGATCCGGGACCGGAACTCGGCCCGGCGGAGCTTGCGGGCCAGTTCCTCGGAGGGCTGCCAAGCGGGATCGATCGAACGTCGTGCGGCGATTGCCGCACGCAGGTCGTCGAAGCGCCCCGCGGTGAAGAGGTCCCAGAGGGGCGCCTCCTCGGGCGGGCTCGGCTGCAGCGCGTCGAGATCCGGCGGCTCGTTCCAGCCCGGATAGAGCCGTTTGAGACGGGTGATTTCGGCCTTCATCCGCGCCGTCTGCTTCTGCGCCGCGTAGTAGCGCAGGGCGCTCTCGTCGACCATGTCGTTCGTGCGGGACGTGGCCGGGTCGGCCAGGATCGCCGGCGCGCGCGGGCCGTCGCCGTAGACGATGCGCGGCTCGGACCGCGCCGGCGCAGCAGAATTCTGCGACAGGGGGCCGGATCGCGCGTCGACCTGCGCGGCTGCGGGCGAGGCGGCGAGCGCCAGCACCAAAAG from Methylobacterium sp. PvR107 encodes:
- a CDS encoding phosphoadenosine phosphosulfate reductase family protein, with the protein product MNAPAPILRGSKQHDLFALTAERPVYDDAVEMTLMSLAEHGPKHEHWAMAWSGGKDSTATLTLIVHLIEAGRLAPPKTLTVSYADTRQELTPLAIAAANVMARLARFPRIRLRVVTAPLDRRFLVYILGRDVPPPNNNMLRWCTRQNKIDPMAAAIEADLAGLPETDTVLTIIGVRQGESAIRDKRIEMSCSKDGAECGQGRYQQVLPDMKGVRGRLATLAPILHWRVCNVWDWLRIYAPMRAYGGWATAMLADAYGGDEAEEANARTGCVGCPLASRDKALAAVVALPAWSYLAPLLGLRTVYRELRLARNRLRQPGGETRKDGTLVPNQQRMGPITLPARVDALERILAIQAARNADADRLGRPRVDLLNAKEEARIRDADRCRHMATAVDRRRADRRCAARCRLLRRFGTAPSHRSQPLNAPLVIASFAGGGGAFEGIRAAVGRLSCGPRFQLKPLTSRWSRSIERRLCLRHSLIVSTSRPDRSARPVGVERHIGLCVSQSDPLHVGQKRQDVCVDRLTGLFASDETVDHHHVVVRLVSNFGRGGNGHDGSLRG
- the bcsN gene encoding cellulose biosynthesis protein BcsN, producing MRRAATYAARHCALAWLLLPAAVHAQTIPVLSLPGAGTLTAVIETRERDGFDQRLRYAGGDGRNHAEIALRQETADLLLAFPPRLAKPSEFGISGEIAVRFPGQAMTVRPPLRNVYGPVGIALGADCLYAWQWIEGGRSGVAGAQPPALFQAQPLARRAISLRIRLCRTAEASLGDLTRAVENLRITLPGLRPPPTVVRVQPPRGRPKAAVRRPSRPAAAEAQTDKNPRPQTPIVQRPQTPVAPPVAPPPSASSVPTDQKRYIVTPNPQAPAPVLPEPGSQRYITEGSGSGIAPKPAPGQAPGETFFRDLPPEAYRPPN
- a CDS encoding pilus assembly protein PilZ, whose translation is MLNERRRQLRRNGFKTGSIFVGDTPDAVDCLVWNLSEFGALLEVETATELPSRFRLVSPSLFVDRNCQTIWRDGRKIGVAFVF
- a CDS encoding HAD domain-containing protein; protein product: MTPILFLDVDGVLNCRATFMAGGERVWRVDADKVELLNEVVRRTRCQVVVS